Proteins encoded together in one Bombus huntii isolate Logan2020A unplaced genomic scaffold, iyBomHunt1.1 ctg00000076.1, whole genome shotgun sequence window:
- the LOC126876478 gene encoding venom serine protease Bi-VSP-like yields MDGIENIHNHNIAILRLVEEVPFSRYIYPICTKEPLRKSNFVGYNPLVAGWGALRYRRPRRNALMEVQIPVIKNAECKIAYSKFPNAPDITDGIICAEHAQGGEDSCTAVNLEAGVQRSGTMMWADDIYNYQGITPTFAQNFNETVPWEGRTDTLISRFVHPIYTTNFRTLYNEEPDRRGHVM; encoded by the exons atggatggaatagaaaacatacacaatcataatattgccattcttagattggtggaggaggtgccattttcga ggtacatatatcccatttgtacgaaagagcccctacgaaagagcaacttcgtcggctataacccccttgttgctggatggggagcattaagatata gacgaccacgacgtaatgcattaatggaagtacaaataccagtgattaagaacgccgaatgcaaaatagcttattccaaatttcctaatgcacctgatatcactgatggtataatatgcgccgaacatgctcagggtggagaggattcttgtacg gctgttaatctagaggctggagtacaaagaagtggcacaatgatgtgggctgatgacatttataattatcaaggaatcacccctacattcgctcag aattttaatgaaactgtcccttgggaaggaagaactgataccttgatatcacggtttgtacatcctatatatacgacaaattttagaacattatataacgaagaaccagatcgtcgtggccatgtgatgtga
- the LOC126876479 gene encoding omega-amidase NIT2-A-like yields MPEIEGDKLYNTCTIWGPDGTLIAKHRKVHLFDIDIPNKITFRESDSLSPGNSLTTFDVKGCKIGIGICYDIRFEEMARIYRNKGCQMLIYPAAFNMTTGPLHWSLLQRFRANDNQLYVACISPARVP; encoded by the exons atgcctgaaatagagggcgataaattgtacaatacctgtactatttggggtcccgatggaactttgatagcaaaacaccgaaag gtacatctattcgacatcgacattcctaataagattacttttcgagagagtgattcactcagtcctggtaactccctaacgacgttcgatgtgaagggctgcaaaataggtattggcatttgctatgatattagattcgaggaaatggcacgcatttatcggaacaaag gttgccaaatgctgatatatccagcggcattcaatatgaccactggaccactgcactggtcattacttcagcgtttcagagcgaatgataatcaattatacgttgcctgcatatcaccggctcgtgttccttaa